DNA from Halorarum salinum:
TCGTCGGTCACCGTGTACTCGAGGGTCGCCTCCTCGCCGCCGGGGACGCTGGGCGACCACTTCACGAACCACTCCCCGTCGAGGTCGACGACCTCGGCGCCGTCGGACACGTTCGCCGGTTCGGCGGAGACGATGTCGGTCACGTCGGGCTCCTCCGTCCGGTCGGAGTGGTTCTCGACGACGAGCTTGACGGTGTCGCCGTCGCGCTCGCGCTCGACGCTGACGTTGTTCATGATCCGGGCCATCGCGCCGTCGATGTTCGGGCGCTCGCGGTCGACGACGTCGGCGACCTTGTCGGCCATCTCGGGGAGGATGCGCCCGAGGACGTCCTGCTTCTGCCGGCGCTTCTGGAGCGAGCGGCGCTTGTTGAGGTACGACTTCAGTTCGCGGGCTGCCTCCCTGACCGCGAGTTCGATCTCGTCCTCGATGGCCGGGATGTTCGCGAGCGCGTCCTTCGACTCGCTCGTGAACGGGACGTTCGTGGAGGCGACGTGGATGGAGATGACGGCCGGCCCGCTCGGCATCCCGGAGCCGCCCGGCTGGTCGAGCCCGTAGTTGCGCCAGCCGATGGACTTCACCACGTCGGTCGTCGCACACGCGCCCCGCTGGTAGACGAGCGGGACGCGGTTGGCGAACCGGAGCAGGTCGACCGACCCCTCGGCCTCCAGGTCGCCGCCGTAGGCGATGCCGGCCTCGACGATGAACGGGTCGCCGCCGTGGACGTCCGCGTCGCGGGTCGCCGCGGCGTAGAAGTCGGCGTCGAACTCCTTCTTCAGCCCCGCCTCCACCAGTTCCGAGGTGATGGGGGCGAGACAGTCCGTCGGCGGCGCGAGGATGTCCGTTTCGCGCATCCCCTCCAGCAGCGCGGAGGCGGCGTCGCGGTCCCCGGCCACGTCCCGGACCTTCGGGAGGTCGTCGGGGACCGTCGCCATCCGGCTCCACAGCGCCTCGACGACGTTCTCGCGGGCGGTCCCGCCGAACGTGGCGTCGTCGTACTCCTCCGTGTCGGCGGCCGCCTCGTCGACCCAGGCCCGGAGGGTCCGCCTCGTCGCGCGGTGTCGGTCGCCGTCGGCGGCGACGCGGCGGGCCAGTCGCTCGGCGACCCCGTGTTTCGTCGCGTCGTCCTTCCGGGTCGAGGTGGCCTCCTCGACGACCGCGTAGAGGTCCGGGGTGAGCCGATCGACGTCCTCGTCCGGGTCGTAGGCGGTCAGTTCCGTCCACGCGGCCTCGACGGCGTTTTCCCTGACCGTGCTCCCGAACGTGACGCCGTGCTCCTCCTCGGTCGCGTCCGCGACGTTGTCCACGACCTCGACGAGTTCGTGGTGGGCGGTGTGCTCGCGGGACGTGAGCGTCCCGGCCGCCTCCTCGGCGAAGAAGTCGGTCGCGCTCGCGCCCTTGTTCGTCACGGCCTCGACCAGCGCGGCCTCGAGGTCGGCGTCGACCCCGGCGCTCCAGCACATCCCGCGGCCGAAGTGGCGGTCGCGGAAGCCGGCACACACCTTGTCGGCGGTCTTCTTCCCGACCCGGGTGAACTCCTCCTGGAGGAAGCCGGAGACGCTGTACGACTCCGTGGCCTCCAGCATCTTGATGAGCGTCCCGAGCTCGACGCCGTGGGGGTGCGGGCGGATCTCCTCGGTCTCGGCCGGGAGCCGGTCCGTCCCGCGCTCGAACTTCATCGGCTCGTCGCTCCCGGGTTCGCGGAGTTCGAGGCGCGCGTGGGGGTTGACGACCGCCGTGTGCTTGATGTAGTCGTGGAGCTGGGTCCGGGCGCGCATGTTCGCCTCCATCTCGACCTCGATGCGCGTCCCGTGCGGGCGGTCCCAGGAGGTCGGCTCGTCGGCCTTGATCTCCGGCTCGTTCGTGTCCGTGTCGATGATGAGCTCGAAGTACTGCGCCTGGGCGTCTCCCTTGGGCCGGCTGGTGATCTTCGCGGGCTTTCCGGAGGTGAGCTGGGAGTAGAGGACGGCGGCGGAGATGCCGATCCCCTGCTGGCCCCGGGACTGCTCGCGGGCGTGGAACCGGGAGCCGTACAGGAGCTTCCCGAACACCTTCGGGAGCTGTTCCTTCGTGATCCCGGGCCCGTTGTCCTCGACGATCAGCCGGTAGTAGTCGCCGACCTCCCGGATCTCGACGTAGATGTCGGGCCGGATGCCGGCCTCCTCGCAGGCGTCGAGGGCGTTGTCGACCGCCTCCTTGACGGCGGTGACGAGCCCGCGGGCCCCCGAATCGAAGCCCAGCATGTGCTTGTTCTTCTCGAAGAACTCGGCGATGGAGATCTCCCGCTGGCTCTCGGCCAGCTCGTCGGCGATCCCCTCCTCCTCGCCGAGCTGCGACTGGAACGACGTCATTCTCGTGAGGGTCCCTACCGGGCGGGGGCTTAAAACGGCTTCTCCAGCGGAGTGTAAGTGAAATCGGGAGGCGACGCGCCGACGAACAGCCGCGTTCGGGGCGACGAGCGGACCGTTGGCACGCCCTGCGGGCGGGATTCGGCCAGGGCGTCCGGCCGCCCATCGGACGCTGCGCGCGTCGGGTTCCGGGTGGCACCCGTCGGGCGTCGGGGAGACCTGTCGGGCACGAGGTGGATGTCTTGCGGCCGTCGCACATGTGCGCGCGCGTGCGGGGAATTTATAGGAGGGGACCTACTAGAGATGGTAAGGTTCCTATGTCAGGTTCAGGGGATAGTGAGTACGGCGCCGGGCAGATTCAGGTCCTGGAGGGACTCCAGGCCGTTCGGAAGCGTCCGGCGATGTACATCGGCTCTACCGACACCCGCGGACTCCACCACCTCGTCTACGAGGTCGTCGACAACTCCATCGACGAGGCGCTCGCGGGTCACTGCGACGAGATCGGGGTAACGGTCCACGACGACGGCTCCGTCTCCGTGTGCGACGACGGGCGCGGCATCCCGGTGGACACCCACGAGAAGTACGACCGCCCCGCCCTGGAGGTCATCATGACGGTCCTCCACGCCGGCGGGAAGTTCGACAACAAGTCCTACCAGGTCTCGGGCGGCCTCCACGGCGTCGGCGTCTCCGTGGTGAACGCGCTGAGCGAGACGCTCACGGTCGAGGTGAAACGCGACGGCGCGGTCTGGCGCCACGAGTTCGACCGTGGGGAACCGGTCGAGGGCGCGTTCGAACGCGTCCGCGGGATGGACGCGGACGAGGAGACGGGGACGCACATCCGGTTCTGGCCGGACACGGAGATCTTCGAGACGACCGACTTCTCGTTCGACACGCTCGCGAACCGCCTCCGCGAACTGGCGTTCCTCAACTCGGGCGTCGAGATCACGCTCTCGGACGAGCGCGACGACACCGCCGAGACGTTCCACTACGAGGGCGGCATCCGCGAGTTCGTCGGCTACCTCAACGAGACGCGCACGCCGCTGCACGGCGACGTCATCTACTTCGAGGCCGAGGAGGTCGTCGAGGACGGGCCCGTGCAGGTCGAGGTCGCGCTGCAGGCCACCGACGAACTGCAGGGGTCGGTCCACGCGTTCGCGAACAACATCAACACCCGCGAGGGCGGGACCCACCTCACCGGCTTCAAGACCGCGCTCACGCGGGTCGTCAACGACTACGCGAACGGGAACGACCTCATCGGCGACATCGACGGCAACCTGAAGGGGGAGGACGTGCGCGAGGGGCTCACCGCGGTCATCTCCGTCAAGCACCCCGACCCCCAGTTCGAGGGGCAGACGAAGACGAAACTCGGCAACTCGGAGGTCCGCGGCGTCGTCGAGTCCGCGGTCCACGAGGGGCTGGGGACGTACTTCGAGGAGCACCCCGACGTCGCCGAGGCGGTCGTGAGCAAGGCGGCGGAGGCCGCCCGCGCCCGGCAGGCGGCAAAGAAGGCCGAGGAGCTGACCCGCCGGA
Protein-coding regions in this window:
- the gyrB gene encoding DNA topoisomerase (ATP-hydrolyzing) subunit B, which codes for MSGSGDSEYGAGQIQVLEGLQAVRKRPAMYIGSTDTRGLHHLVYEVVDNSIDEALAGHCDEIGVTVHDDGSVSVCDDGRGIPVDTHEKYDRPALEVIMTVLHAGGKFDNKSYQVSGGLHGVGVSVVNALSETLTVEVKRDGAVWRHEFDRGEPVEGAFERVRGMDADEETGTHIRFWPDTEIFETTDFSFDTLANRLRELAFLNSGVEITLSDERDDTAETFHYEGGIREFVGYLNETRTPLHGDVIYFEAEEVVEDGPVQVEVALQATDELQGSVHAFANNINTREGGTHLTGFKTALTRVVNDYANGNDLIGDIDGNLKGEDVREGLTAVISVKHPDPQFEGQTKTKLGNSEVRGVVESAVHEGLGTYFEEHPDVAEAVVSKAAEAARARQAAKKAEELTRRKSALESTALPGKLADCQSRDPSEAELFIVEGDSAGGSTKQARNPENQAVLPIRGKVLNVEKHRLDRVLENDQIRNIVTAVGTGIGDEFDVDDARYHKIIMATDADVDGAHIRTLLLTFFYRHMRPLLEAGYLYATKPPLYRIRYRGETYDAMTEEDRERIIEEKCDGNPTQVQRFKGLGEMNPEQLWDTTMDPEKRILKQITVDDAAAADRMFNVLMGDAVEPRKQFIKDHAPEAEWVDI
- a CDS encoding DNA topoisomerase VI subunit B; its protein translation is MTSFQSQLGEEEGIADELAESQREISIAEFFEKNKHMLGFDSGARGLVTAVKEAVDNALDACEEAGIRPDIYVEIREVGDYYRLIVEDNGPGITKEQLPKVFGKLLYGSRFHAREQSRGQQGIGISAAVLYSQLTSGKPAKITSRPKGDAQAQYFELIIDTDTNEPEIKADEPTSWDRPHGTRIEVEMEANMRARTQLHDYIKHTAVVNPHARLELREPGSDEPMKFERGTDRLPAETEEIRPHPHGVELGTLIKMLEATESYSVSGFLQEEFTRVGKKTADKVCAGFRDRHFGRGMCWSAGVDADLEAALVEAVTNKGASATDFFAEEAAGTLTSREHTAHHELVEVVDNVADATEEEHGVTFGSTVRENAVEAAWTELTAYDPDEDVDRLTPDLYAVVEEATSTRKDDATKHGVAERLARRVAADGDRHRATRRTLRAWVDEAAADTEEYDDATFGGTARENVVEALWSRMATVPDDLPKVRDVAGDRDAASALLEGMRETDILAPPTDCLAPITSELVEAGLKKEFDADFYAAATRDADVHGGDPFIVEAGIAYGGDLEAEGSVDLLRFANRVPLVYQRGACATTDVVKSIGWRNYGLDQPGGSGMPSGPAVISIHVASTNVPFTSESKDALANIPAIEDEIELAVREAARELKSYLNKRRSLQKRRQKQDVLGRILPEMADKVADVVDRERPNIDGAMARIMNNVSVERERDGDTVKLVVENHSDRTEEPDVTDIVSAEPANVSDGAEVVDLDGEWFVKWSPSVPGGEEATLEYTVTDDAEFDVNVDGVEAEKLTVNA